The proteins below are encoded in one region of Tsuneonella sp. CC-YZS046:
- a CDS encoding NADPH:quinone oxidoreductase family protein: MKAVLADDLEAIESYRLRDADRPRIGPDEVLIRVEGCGVGYVDALEALGRYQVKPALPFSPGHEIAGVVEEVGREVSGLSAGTRVIALARHGFAEYVAAPASMAFPMPAAMSFAQGAGFPLNFLTVLHGLRDRGQLAAGETVLVFGAAGGVGSAAIQVARAMGARVIAAASTGEKRDYALANGADAAIDTHPEGWRDRLKAACGGAGPNVIFDPVCGPLFEPAFRSLAWGGRHLVVGFVGGPIPALPAHLSLLKGAALCGVDVRQYMLFEQHRLRDDFRQLLGWAAHGGIEPPVGEIFKLEEFADALNLALSGKARGKIVLQVAASPATA; this comes from the coding sequence ATGAAAGCGGTATTGGCGGACGATCTCGAGGCGATTGAAAGCTACCGGCTTCGCGATGCCGACCGCCCGCGCATCGGCCCGGACGAAGTGCTCATCCGGGTGGAAGGCTGCGGCGTCGGCTATGTCGACGCGCTGGAAGCGCTCGGGCGCTATCAGGTGAAACCGGCGCTGCCCTTCTCGCCCGGGCATGAAATCGCGGGCGTGGTGGAAGAGGTGGGCCGGGAGGTGTCCGGCCTCTCCGCCGGCACGAGAGTGATCGCCCTCGCCCGCCACGGCTTTGCCGAATATGTCGCCGCGCCCGCTTCCATGGCCTTCCCGATGCCCGCCGCCATGAGCTTTGCCCAAGGGGCGGGCTTCCCGCTGAATTTCCTGACCGTGCTGCACGGCCTGCGCGATCGCGGGCAATTGGCGGCGGGGGAAACCGTCCTCGTCTTCGGCGCGGCGGGCGGTGTCGGCTCGGCCGCGATCCAGGTCGCCCGGGCCATGGGTGCGCGGGTGATCGCCGCCGCCTCCACCGGGGAAAAGCGCGACTATGCACTGGCGAACGGGGCGGATGCCGCGATCGACACCCATCCCGAAGGCTGGCGCGACCGGCTGAAAGCGGCCTGTGGCGGCGCCGGGCCGAATGTCATCTTCGATCCGGTGTGCGGGCCTCTGTTCGAGCCTGCCTTCCGCTCGCTCGCCTGGGGCGGCCGGCATCTGGTCGTCGGTTTCGTGGGCGGGCCGATCCCGGCCCTGCCGGCCCATCTGTCCTTGCTGAAAGGGGCCGCCCTGTGCGGAGTGGACGTGCGGCAATATATGCTGTTCGAGCAGCACCGGCTGCGGGACGATTTCCGCCAATTGCTGGGATGGGCCGCCCATGGCGGGATCGAGCCGCCGGTGGGCGAAATCTTCAAGCTGGAGGAATTTGCCGACGCCTTGAATCTTGCCCTGTCCGGCAAGGCCCGGGGCAAGATCGTGCTGCAGGTGGCCGCCAGCCCGGCCACGGCATAG
- a CDS encoding amidohydrolase family protein — protein MYDIRKRFPAEDIIEPDLPICDAHHHIWDWAGMPYLLEDYVADVDPGRGHRVETSVFVECRAFYDADAPARLMPVGEVREVAALAAQARADGFRPMQAIVGHADLLLGADARETLEKLVEAGEGRLRSIRHSVAWDASPEVGNSIVNPPPHLLGNSRFREGFALLEGFGLAFEAWLYHPQLPDLVELATAFPGTGIVLDHLGGPLGIGPYAGRREEVFADWREQIRRLAERRNVIVKLGGLGMTKCGFGFEHRDAPPTPAELAEAWRPYIETCIEAFGPERCMFESNYPADRESCGYSAIWNAFKLIVSGASAAEKSALFRDNAHRFYRIA, from the coding sequence ATGTACGATATCCGCAAGCGATTTCCGGCCGAGGACATCATCGAGCCGGACCTGCCGATCTGCGATGCCCATCATCATATCTGGGACTGGGCGGGAATGCCCTATCTGCTCGAAGATTATGTCGCGGATGTCGATCCGGGGCGGGGCCACCGGGTCGAGACGTCGGTATTCGTGGAATGCCGCGCCTTCTACGATGCGGATGCGCCCGCCCGGCTGATGCCGGTGGGCGAGGTGCGCGAGGTGGCGGCGCTGGCCGCGCAGGCGCGTGCCGACGGCTTCCGCCCGATGCAGGCGATCGTGGGCCATGCGGATCTGCTGCTCGGCGCGGATGCCCGGGAAACGCTGGAGAAGCTGGTCGAGGCCGGGGAAGGCCGGCTCCGCTCGATCCGTCATTCGGTGGCGTGGGATGCCTCGCCCGAAGTGGGCAACAGCATCGTCAATCCGCCGCCGCATCTGCTGGGGAACTCCCGGTTCCGCGAAGGCTTCGCCCTGCTCGAGGGGTTCGGCCTCGCCTTCGAGGCATGGCTTTATCATCCGCAGCTGCCGGATCTGGTCGAGCTGGCGACGGCCTTTCCCGGCACCGGGATCGTGCTCGATCATCTGGGCGGTCCGCTGGGGATCGGCCCCTATGCCGGACGCAGGGAAGAGGTGTTCGCCGACTGGCGCGAGCAGATCCGGCGGCTGGCCGAACGGCGGAACGTCATCGTGAAGCTGGGCGGGCTGGGCATGACGAAATGCGGCTTCGGCTTCGAGCATCGGGACGCGCCGCCGACCCCCGCCGAACTGGCCGAGGCATGGCGGCCCTATATCGAAACCTGCATCGAGGCATTCGGCCCGGAGCGTTGCATGTTCGAAAGCAATTATCCGGCGGACCGGGAAAGTTGCGGCTATTCCGCCATCTGGAACGCCTTCAAGCTGATCGTGTCGGGGGCCAGCGCCGCTGAGAAGTCAGCCCTGTTCCGCGACAATGCGCATCGCTTCTACCGGATCGCCTGA
- the purD gene encoding phosphoribosylamine--glycine ligase: MNILLLGSGGREHALAWKLAQSRLLRNGAGRLYASPGNPGIAAHADLVALDLSDHAAVAAFCESHAIGLVVIGPEAPLVDGLADSLREAGTPVFGPSRAAARLEGSKGYTKDLCERAGIPTAGYVRTRSLEEANAALERFAAPYVLKADGLAAGKGVVIAENRAEAGEALADMFGGRFGAAGAEVVIEEFMEGEEASFFALTDGATIVPFGSAQDHKRVGEGDTGPNTGGMGAYSPAPVLTPLLEGEVLERIIAPTVRTMADEGTPYSGVLYAGLMLTAQGPKLIEYNCRFGDPECQVLMMRLDCDLGELLLACAENRLSTCQPPRFSDDAALTVVMAAQGYPDTPKKGGRIEALDAAEATGARVFHAGTALDAAGALASSGGRVLNVTARGASVTEAQAAAYRAVDLIDFPDGFCRRDIGWREVAREKEQG; the protein is encoded by the coding sequence ATGAATATCCTCTTGCTGGGCTCGGGCGGACGCGAACATGCGCTGGCATGGAAGCTGGCGCAATCCCGCCTTTTGCGAAACGGGGCAGGCAGGCTGTATGCTTCGCCCGGCAATCCGGGAATCGCGGCCCATGCCGACCTCGTCGCGCTCGACCTGAGCGACCATGCCGCAGTCGCCGCTTTCTGCGAAAGCCACGCCATCGGGCTGGTGGTGATCGGGCCGGAAGCCCCGCTGGTGGATGGCCTGGCCGATTCGCTGCGGGAAGCGGGCACGCCGGTGTTCGGCCCCTCCAGGGCGGCGGCGCGGCTGGAAGGCAGCAAGGGCTATACCAAGGATCTGTGCGAACGCGCCGGCATCCCGACCGCAGGCTATGTCCGCACCCGCTCGCTCGAGGAAGCGAATGCGGCGCTGGAGCGCTTCGCCGCGCCCTATGTGCTGAAGGCGGACGGCCTCGCGGCGGGCAAGGGCGTGGTCATCGCCGAAAACCGGGCCGAAGCCGGGGAAGCCCTGGCCGACATGTTCGGCGGCCGGTTCGGCGCGGCGGGCGCGGAAGTGGTGATCGAGGAATTCATGGAAGGGGAGGAGGCCAGCTTCTTCGCCCTGACCGACGGGGCAACCATCGTGCCGTTCGGCTCCGCGCAGGACCACAAGCGGGTGGGCGAGGGCGATACCGGACCCAATACCGGCGGCATGGGCGCCTACAGCCCGGCCCCGGTCCTCACTCCGCTGCTGGAAGGCGAGGTGCTGGAACGGATCATCGCCCCCACCGTCAGGACCATGGCCGATGAAGGCACGCCTTACTCGGGCGTGCTCTATGCCGGGCTGATGCTGACCGCGCAGGGTCCGAAGCTGATCGAATATAATTGCCGGTTCGGCGATCCGGAATGCCAGGTGCTGATGATGCGGCTGGATTGCGACCTGGGCGAACTGCTGCTCGCCTGCGCGGAAAACCGCCTGTCCACCTGCCAGCCGCCCCGCTTTTCCGACGATGCGGCGCTGACCGTGGTGATGGCGGCGCAAGGCTATCCCGATACCCCGAAGAAGGGTGGACGGATCGAGGCGCTGGACGCCGCCGAGGCGACCGGCGCGCGGGTGTTCCATGCCGGCACCGCGCTGGACGCGGCCGGCGCCCTTGCCTCGAGCGGGGGGCGGGTGCTGAATGTCACCGCGCGCGGTGCCAGCGTGACCGAGGCGCAGGCCGCCGCCTATCGCGCGGTCGACCTCATCGACTTTCCGGACGGTTTCTGCCGCCGCGACATCGGCTGGCGCGAAGTGGCCCGGGAGAAGGAGCAGGGCTGA
- the xseA gene encoding exodeoxyribonuclease VII large subunit, with product MPDTFDDDAPDPEGAGGLVAKGVAGDNAAPLSISEISALLKRTVEERFGFVRLRGELSGVKRAASGHLYCSLKDENARIDGVMWRGNAQRLGFAPEDGLEVIASGKLTTYPGRSNYQIVIERMEIAGEGALLALLEKTRARLAAEGLFAAERKRPLPYLPRVIGVVTSPTGAVIRDILHRLADRFPSHVLVWPVLVQGQGSAEQVAAAIRGFSALAPGGPVPRPDLVIVARGGGSIEDLWSFNEEIVVRAIADCAIPVISAVGHETDTTLADHAADRRAPTPTAAAEMAVPVRADLQSLLAELGLRKQRCALRPVQLGRERLEARAQRLPRPEALLAAQAQKLDDLTERLRRGLAARAQISRNALMADSARLSTPLLMARVDRARDRLGAVRLAPELVTRRIATQRERLDNLARMAASLHPDRPLARGYVRVMNTSGQTLTDKAEAAREPILSLKFRDGTLEVSPGGARPARAAPRRGETGDQPKLL from the coding sequence ATGCCCGATACCTTCGATGACGATGCCCCCGATCCGGAAGGCGCTGGCGGGCTGGTAGCGAAGGGCGTGGCCGGGGACAACGCCGCGCCGCTCTCCATCAGCGAAATTTCCGCGCTGCTGAAGCGGACGGTGGAGGAGCGCTTCGGCTTCGTCCGCCTGCGCGGGGAGCTTTCCGGCGTGAAACGCGCCGCCTCCGGCCATCTCTATTGCAGTCTCAAGGACGAGAATGCGCGCATCGACGGGGTGATGTGGCGCGGCAATGCCCAGCGGCTGGGTTTCGCGCCCGAGGATGGGCTGGAGGTGATCGCCAGCGGCAAGCTCACCACCTACCCGGGCCGCTCGAATTACCAGATCGTGATCGAGCGGATGGAGATCGCCGGGGAAGGCGCGCTGCTGGCGCTGCTGGAGAAGACGCGGGCGCGGCTCGCGGCGGAAGGGCTGTTCGCGGCAGAGCGCAAGCGGCCCCTGCCTTATCTGCCGCGCGTGATCGGGGTGGTGACGTCGCCCACCGGAGCGGTGATCCGCGATATTCTCCACCGGCTGGCGGATCGCTTCCCCAGCCATGTGCTGGTCTGGCCGGTGCTGGTGCAGGGGCAGGGCTCGGCGGAGCAGGTCGCGGCCGCGATTCGCGGCTTCTCGGCGCTCGCTCCCGGCGGGCCGGTGCCGCGCCCGGATCTGGTGATCGTCGCGCGCGGCGGCGGCTCGATCGAGGATCTGTGGAGCTTCAACGAGGAAATCGTGGTCCGGGCGATCGCCGACTGCGCGATTCCGGTGATTTCCGCGGTCGGGCATGAGACGGACACCACGCTGGCGGACCACGCTGCCGACCGGCGCGCACCCACCCCCACCGCCGCCGCTGAAATGGCCGTGCCGGTGCGGGCGGATCTTCAATCGTTGCTGGCGGAGCTGGGCCTGCGCAAGCAGCGCTGCGCGCTGCGCCCGGTCCAGTTGGGGCGGGAACGGCTGGAGGCGCGGGCCCAGCGCCTGCCCCGGCCCGAGGCGCTGCTGGCCGCTCAGGCTCAGAAACTTGACGATCTTACGGAGCGGCTGCGGCGCGGGCTGGCTGCCCGTGCCCAGATTTCGCGCAATGCGCTGATGGCGGACAGCGCCCGCCTTTCGACCCCGCTGCTGATGGCACGGGTCGACCGCGCGCGGGACCGCCTGGGGGCGGTGCGGCTCGCCCCGGAGCTGGTGACGCGCCGGATCGCCACCCAGCGGGAACGGCTCGACAATCTGGCGCGCATGGCGGCCTCGCTGCATCCCGACCGGCCGCTCGCGCGCGGCTATGTGCGGGTCATGAATACATCGGGCCAGACCCTGACCGACAAGGCGGAAGCGGCCAGGGAGCCGATCCTGTCGCTGAAGTTCCGCGATGGAACGCTGGAGGTTTCGCCCGGCGGCGCGCGGCCCGCCCGCGCCGCGCCGCGCCGTGGCGAAACCGGCGATCAGCCGAAATTGCTTTGA
- a CDS encoding DUF2093 domain-containing protein has translation MLMSSRDAVASLEYGPNGYRIRKTGSHVICAVSGKVIPLEELRYWSVELQEAYASPEIATRRLLGQA, from the coding sequence ATGTTGATGTCATCGCGCGATGCTGTAGCCAGCCTTGAATACGGACCCAACGGGTATCGTATCCGCAAAACCGGAAGCCACGTGATCTGTGCCGTGAGCGGCAAGGTCATCCCGCTGGAGGAATTGCGCTATTGGAGCGTCGAGCTGCAGGAGGCTTACGCCAGCCCTGAAATAGCGACGCGGCGGTTGCTGGGCCAGGCGTGA
- a CDS encoding M23 family metallopeptidase — protein MRGLAVGGASLILGACSAGYGDDAPAAGTAPRPPESAAVPPASPAPAAAVFSLSGELTQGGWVRGIAPAGTTRVTLDGAPLPLAPDRSFFAAFDRDAGRSAMLAAEFANGQRMEKPLSIAPRSWNIEHINAARRPDGPTEAFLAKRRPELARIEAGRAVNAASDGWRQRFIWPVKGRISGRFGLQRIYRGEPGAYHGGLDISTGASGTPFVAPADGVVVLAAQTPFTLEGYLLIVDHGAGLNSAFLHCSAILVREGERVKQGQTIGRIGATGRATGPHLHWGIKWRDARLDPLLFLPDPM, from the coding sequence ATGCGCGGTCTTGCCGTTGGCGGGGCCAGCCTCATCCTTGGTGCCTGCAGCGCGGGCTATGGCGACGATGCGCCGGCGGCCGGCACCGCCCCGCGCCCGCCGGAAAGCGCCGCCGTTCCCCCGGCTTCGCCCGCGCCGGCCGCCGCGGTGTTCAGCCTGTCCGGAGAGCTTACGCAAGGCGGCTGGGTGCGGGGCATCGCTCCAGCCGGCACGACAAGAGTGACGCTGGATGGAGCGCCCCTGCCGCTGGCCCCCGACCGCAGCTTCTTTGCCGCGTTCGATCGGGACGCGGGGCGTAGCGCCATGCTCGCCGCCGAGTTCGCCAATGGGCAGCGCATGGAAAAGCCCCTGTCCATCGCGCCGCGCTCCTGGAATATCGAACATATCAACGCCGCGCGCCGTCCCGATGGGCCGACCGAGGCTTTCCTGGCGAAGCGCAGGCCGGAGCTGGCTCGGATCGAGGCGGGGCGGGCGGTGAATGCCGCCAGCGACGGCTGGCGCCAGCGCTTCATCTGGCCGGTCAAAGGGCGGATTTCCGGGCGGTTCGGCTTGCAGCGCATCTATCGGGGCGAGCCCGGGGCCTATCACGGCGGACTCGACATCAGCACCGGCGCCAGCGGCACGCCCTTCGTGGCGCCGGCCGACGGCGTGGTGGTTCTCGCCGCGCAGACGCCGTTCACGCTGGAAGGCTATCTGCTGATCGTCGACCACGGCGCGGGGTTGAACAGCGCCTTTCTCCATTGCTCGGCCATATTGGTGCGCGAGGGCGAGCGCGTGAAGCAGGGCCAGACGATCGGCCGGATCGGCGCGACCGGCCGGGCCACCGGGCCGCATCTCCACTGGGGAATCAAATGGCGGGACGCGCGGCTGGACCCGCTGCTGTTCCTGCCCGACCCGATGTAA
- a CDS encoding TonB-dependent receptor domain-containing protein: MTPFARFCSAAATMALGTSLLYSPAHAQEEPVPTVDCSIDPGSAECTGSSQLIIVTGSRVARPDLEASSPVAVISGDSFKTFNSPSAEKLLAQNPQFLPESGPAVNNGSPGAATLNLRGLGDLRTLVLVNGKRMVSYDYDGVVDVNTIPTALIKRVDVLTGGASAVYGSDAITGVVNFILDDEYEGVRFDGSLEMTSRGDGEVYNSDLTLGTRLGDRGNIVASVGYMERSVVYQDARKYSRFALSSDDLVSPGGSSTAYPTVFDNTFADNDNAYYQIGQGNDLVPFYEPYNYAPPNYLITPQERWIGTVLAKYEIVDGVEWFGRASLIDSKVNSQSAPSGTFGYTFDIYPDNPYLTDQQRDLFFNGIGTINPDGSTTVGIRRRLVESGGRTTTYHNKAWQAVMGLRGDIGDNLNWEVFGQYAKTKRNIAYLNDVTYGLVAQALDAVDDGSGNIVCRDPGNGCVPINLFTTDPISEDALGFISATGRQKDKTQQWIAGASLSGDLGAFSPWSDKAVGFAVGAEYRKEKAASTIDDLYASGELIGYGQGQVFPSFSYNVKEVFGEAIIPLVSDKGFFQELNIELGARYADYSTVGSVFSWKGGANWTPVDGLRLRGMYQRAVRAPNLYEVSAPIMSGIDNLDNDPCAGSTPVGDAELTALCIATGAPASQIGRIAQPVSGQINAFYGGNPDLDAEKSDTITIGFVATPRGIPGLSLSVDYYNIKIKNAIDVLGVSPQNVVDGCFLFLKDASSDYCQAVVRNSLTGALSGGIDYGVEQFQFNSAILKTSGVDVVLDYVRPVGENRIGFNLSGTYVDSFKKQGVSFIPATECAGKFGFACNMAPMPKWKHTASLTFGGDRFSITGRWRFIGAVKQDAGTDILNSKIGAKSYFDMSGSMEFYDKFTLRLGVQNIFDKNPPIVGADAGGTAYAAANTFPTVYDSLGTTFFAGITADF, translated from the coding sequence ATGACACCATTTGCACGTTTTTGTTCCGCCGCCGCCACCATGGCTCTCGGAACCAGCCTTCTTTATTCCCCCGCCCATGCGCAGGAAGAACCTGTCCCTACCGTGGATTGCTCGATCGATCCCGGCAGCGCCGAATGCACCGGCTCAAGCCAGCTCATCATCGTCACCGGCTCGCGCGTCGCGCGGCCCGATCTCGAGGCGAGCAGCCCGGTTGCGGTGATCAGCGGCGATTCGTTCAAGACCTTCAATTCGCCCAGCGCGGAAAAGCTGCTGGCGCAGAATCCGCAGTTCCTTCCGGAAAGCGGCCCGGCGGTGAACAATGGCAGCCCGGGCGCGGCCACGCTCAACCTGCGCGGCCTGGGCGACCTGCGGACGCTGGTGCTGGTCAACGGCAAGCGCATGGTTTCCTACGATTATGACGGCGTGGTCGATGTCAACACCATCCCGACCGCGCTGATAAAGCGGGTGGACGTGCTGACCGGCGGCGCTTCCGCCGTCTATGGCTCGGACGCCATCACCGGCGTCGTCAACTTCATCCTGGACGACGAATATGAAGGGGTCCGCTTCGATGGCTCCCTCGAAATGACCAGCCGGGGCGATGGCGAGGTCTATAACAGCGACCTCACGCTGGGCACCAGGCTGGGCGATCGCGGCAATATCGTCGCCTCGGTCGGCTATATGGAGCGCTCGGTGGTCTATCAGGACGCGCGCAAATATTCGCGCTTCGCGTTGAGTTCCGACGATCTCGTGTCGCCCGGCGGCAGTTCCACCGCCTATCCCACGGTGTTCGACAACACCTTCGCGGATAATGACAACGCCTACTACCAGATCGGGCAGGGCAACGATCTCGTTCCCTTCTACGAACCCTATAATTACGCGCCGCCGAATTACCTGATTACCCCGCAGGAACGCTGGATCGGCACGGTGCTGGCGAAATACGAGATAGTGGACGGGGTCGAATGGTTCGGCCGCGCCAGCCTGATCGATTCGAAGGTGAACAGCCAGAGCGCGCCGAGCGGCACCTTCGGCTACACCTTCGATATATATCCCGATAATCCCTATCTGACGGATCAGCAGCGCGATCTCTTCTTCAACGGCATCGGCACGATCAACCCCGACGGTTCCACCACCGTCGGCATTCGCCGGCGCCTCGTCGAGAGCGGCGGCCGCACCACCACCTACCACAACAAGGCGTGGCAGGCGGTGATGGGCCTGCGCGGAGACATTGGCGACAATCTGAACTGGGAAGTCTTCGGCCAATACGCCAAGACCAAGCGCAACATCGCCTATCTGAACGACGTCACCTATGGCCTCGTCGCCCAGGCCCTGGACGCCGTGGACGACGGTTCCGGCAACATCGTCTGCCGCGATCCGGGCAATGGCTGCGTTCCGATCAACCTGTTCACCACCGATCCGATTTCGGAGGATGCGCTTGGCTTCATCTCCGCCACCGGGCGGCAGAAGGACAAGACCCAGCAATGGATCGCCGGCGCTTCGCTCAGTGGCGATCTCGGCGCCTTCTCGCCCTGGTCCGACAAGGCCGTGGGCTTCGCCGTGGGCGCGGAATACCGCAAGGAAAAGGCGGCTTCGACCATCGACGACCTTTATGCCTCGGGCGAACTGATCGGTTACGGCCAGGGCCAGGTGTTCCCCAGCTTCTCCTACAATGTGAAGGAAGTGTTCGGGGAAGCGATCATCCCGCTGGTCTCGGACAAGGGCTTCTTCCAGGAGCTGAATATCGAGCTTGGCGCGCGCTACGCCGATTATTCGACGGTGGGCAGCGTCTTCAGCTGGAAGGGCGGCGCCAACTGGACCCCGGTGGACGGCCTGCGCCTGCGCGGCATGTATCAGCGTGCGGTGCGTGCGCCCAACCTCTATGAGGTATCGGCGCCGATCATGTCCGGCATCGACAATCTGGACAACGATCCCTGCGCGGGCAGCACTCCGGTCGGCGATGCCGAGCTGACTGCCCTGTGCATCGCGACAGGCGCTCCGGCAAGCCAGATCGGCCGCATCGCGCAGCCGGTTTCCGGCCAGATCAACGCTTTCTATGGCGGCAATCCCGATCTGGACGCGGAAAAATCCGACACCATCACGATTGGTTTCGTCGCCACGCCGCGCGGCATTCCGGGCTTGTCGCTTTCGGTCGATTACTACAATATCAAGATCAAGAACGCGATCGACGTTCTCGGCGTTTCGCCGCAGAATGTGGTCGACGGCTGCTTCCTGTTTCTCAAGGACGCCAGCAGCGATTATTGCCAGGCGGTGGTCCGCAATTCGCTGACCGGCGCGCTCAGCGGCGGCATCGACTATGGCGTCGAGCAGTTCCAGTTCAACTCCGCGATCCTCAAGACCAGCGGGGTCGACGTGGTGCTCGATTATGTCCGCCCGGTGGGGGAGAACAGGATCGGCTTCAACCTGTCCGGCACCTATGTCGACAGCTTCAAGAAGCAGGGCGTCAGCTTTATTCCGGCAACCGAATGCGCCGGCAAGTTCGGCTTCGCCTGCAACATGGCGCCGATGCCCAAGTGGAAGCATACCGCTTCGCTCACCTTCGGAGGCGACAGGTTCTCCATCACCGGCCGGTGGCGCTTCATCGGCGCGGTCAAGCAGGATGCGGGAACGGATATCCTCAACTCGAAGATCGGCGCGAAGAGCTATTTCGACATGAGCGGGTCGATGGAGTTCTACGACAAGTTCACCCTGCGCCTCGGGGTGCAGAACATCTTCGACAAGAATCCGCCGATCGTGGGCGCGGATGCGGGCGGCACGGCCTATGCGGCCGCCAACACCTTCCCCACCGTGTATGATTCACTGGGCACGACCTTCTTCGCGGGCATCACCGCGGACTTCTGA
- a CDS encoding esterase-like activity of phytase family protein, which yields MRRIALVLFCAVLLALSWWRSPVPPPDNDGHVSFARLSIAGLPPPGAGMKLLDAWQLRSAGDAFGGYSTLVALDGGAHFLSASDRGRELRFRDPSLGDPQARMGYFVARGGADKLDVDVEGLTRDPASGTIWASYEQTNRIVRIGPDAGALQAIAPPAMRHWPSNSGPEAILHLADGRFLVLEEAQGEWWSRRPGAGLLFPGDPVEGSRPERFRFAAPEGFSPTDIAQLPDGRVLILLRKVVFPIPPRFAGALLLADPAEIRPGRVWTGKIVARFAPPLPVDNYEGLEIVPDEAGAVIVWIISDDNTAVTQRTLLLKLRWTPPPPEPEDAKRARDDAARPRS from the coding sequence ATGCGCCGAATCGCACTTGTCCTGTTCTGCGCGGTCCTGCTGGCTCTGAGCTGGTGGCGCAGCCCGGTCCCCCCGCCCGACAATGACGGCCATGTCAGCTTCGCCCGGCTGTCCATCGCCGGCCTGCCGCCGCCCGGCGCGGGGATGAAGCTGCTCGACGCGTGGCAGCTCCGCAGCGCAGGCGATGCCTTCGGCGGCTATTCCACCCTCGTCGCGCTGGATGGCGGCGCGCATTTCCTGAGCGCGAGCGACCGTGGCCGGGAATTGCGCTTCCGCGATCCGTCGCTGGGCGACCCGCAGGCCCGCATGGGCTATTTCGTGGCGCGTGGAGGGGCGGACAAGCTCGATGTGGATGTCGAGGGCCTGACCCGCGATCCGGCGAGCGGGACGATCTGGGCGAGCTATGAGCAGACCAACCGGATCGTGAGGATCGGCCCCGATGCCGGAGCGCTTCAAGCCATTGCGCCCCCGGCGATGCGGCATTGGCCCTCCAATAGCGGGCCGGAGGCGATCCTGCATCTGGCCGACGGGCGTTTCCTCGTGCTGGAAGAGGCGCAGGGGGAATGGTGGAGCCGGCGGCCCGGGGCGGGGTTGCTGTTCCCCGGCGATCCGGTGGAAGGCTCGCGGCCCGAGCGATTCCGTTTCGCCGCGCCTGAGGGCTTCTCCCCCACCGACATCGCGCAACTGCCCGATGGGCGCGTGCTGATCCTGCTGCGCAAGGTGGTGTTCCCGATCCCGCCGCGTTTTGCGGGCGCCCTGCTGCTGGCCGATCCGGCGGAGATTCGCCCGGGCCGGGTCTGGACGGGAAAGATCGTGGCACGATTCGCGCCGCCGTTGCCGGTCGACAATTACGAAGGCCTGGAGATCGTGCCGGATGAGGCTGGGGCGGTCATCGTCTGGATCATTTCCGACGACAACACGGCGGTGACGCAACGCACCCTGCTGCTGAAGCTGCGCTGGACCCCGCCGCCCCCGGAACCGGAAGACGCGAAAAGGGCGCGCGACGATGCCGCACGCCCCCGATCTTGA
- the rpmB gene encoding 50S ribosomal protein L28, which translates to MSRICELTGKGRQIGHNVSHANNKTKRVFLPNLQNVTLLSEKLDRSFRFRVSTQGLRSVEHNGGLDNWLLKTADIKLSPRARKVKRELVKAQAAA; encoded by the coding sequence ATGTCGCGTATCTGCGAACTGACCGGCAAGGGCCGCCAGATCGGCCACAATGTGAGCCACGCCAACAACAAGACCAAGCGGGTCTTCCTGCCCAACCTGCAGAATGTGACGCTGCTTTCCGAAAAGCTCGACCGCAGCTTCCGCTTCCGCGTCTCAACCCAGGGCCTGCGCTCGGTCGAACACAATGGCGGGCTGGACAACTGGCTGCTGAAGACCGCTGACATCAAGCTTTCCCCGCGCGCCCGCAAGGTGAAGCGCGAACTGGTGAAGGCTCAGGCCGCGGCCTGA